In one window of Bos mutus isolate GX-2022 chromosome 13, NWIPB_WYAK_1.1, whole genome shotgun sequence DNA:
- the ASB13 gene encoding ankyrin repeat and SOCS box protein 13: MEPRASDSSFLGDVGFWVERTPVHEAAQRGETRQLQQLIESGACVNQVTVDSITPLHAASLQGQVQCVQLLLAAGAQVDARNIDGSTPLCDACASGSVECVKLLLSYGAKVNPPLYTASPLHEACMSGSSECVRLLIDVGANLEAHDCHFGTPLHVACAREHLDCVKVLLNAGANVNAAKLHETALHHAAKVKNVDLIEMLIQFGGNIYARDNRGRKPSDYTWASSAPARCLEHYEKTPLSLSQLCRVSLRRAAGVRGLEKIARLDIPPRLIDFLSYN; this comes from the exons GTTTCTGGGTGGAGCGCACCCCTGTGCACGAGGCGGCCCAGCGGGGGGAGACCCGACAGCTGCAGCAGCTGATAGAGAGTGGGGCCTGCGTCAATCAGGTCACAGTGGACTCCATCACGCCCCTGCATGCAGCCAGTCTGCAGGGCCAGGTGCAGTGCGTGCAGCTGCTGCTGGCCGCTGGGGCCCAG GTGGATGCTCGCAACATCGATGGCAGCACCCCGCTCTGTGATGCCTGTGCCTCAGGCAGTGTCGAGTGCGTGAAGCTCCTGCTCTCCTACGGGGCCAAGGTCAACCCACCCCTGTACACAGCATCCCCGCTGCACGAGGCCTGCATGAGCG gaAGTTCCGAGTGTGTGAGGCTTCTGATTGATGTTGGGGCCAACCTGGAAGCGCACGACTGCCACTTTGGGACCCCTCTGCACGTTGCATGCGCCCGCGAGCATCTGGACTGCGTCAAAGTGCTGCTCAATGCGG GGGCAAACGTGAACGCGGCGAAGCTCCACGAGACGGCACTGCACCACGCAGCCAAGGTGAAGAACGTGGACCTCATCGAGATGCTCATCCAGTTTGGAGGCAACATCTACGCGCGCGACAACCGGGGGCGGAAGCCGTCGGACTACACGTGGGCCAGCAGTGCCCCCGCCAGGTGCCTGGAGCACTATGAGA AGACCCCTCTTAGCCTGTCTCAGCTCTGCAGGGTGAGCCTGAGGCGGGCGGCTGGCGTCAGGGGGCTGGAGAAGATTGCCAGACTGGACATCCCTCCCCGGCTCATCGACTTCCTCTCCTACAACTGA